From a single Thalassospira sp. ER-Se-21-Dark genomic region:
- a CDS encoding ATP-binding protein, whose translation MKIRAQNSLQYILTKRLTVIVALFWVIGASFAAYTARHEMEEGADTALIETSRRTSTLIINYLENHQGAGGIVVLPEPGFDAVHDDDDDSDHDDHDGDFDDFDDFMQYQLRDANGEVLLRSQNAPETPFDAPLEPGFSDGDEVRVYTSRTGNGDLFMQVAEPTEHRNEAIIETIVSQFTPLIFLIPVTILAVVYSVTHALAPVRHVRNEIETRGEGNLTPIEQDDPIEEISTIVTAVNRLMEKLEAALSVERSFTANSAHELRTPIAVALAQTQRLLAELPEGHAARKRAVQTEEALKRLSRLSEKLLQLARAESSGGFSPTGHNQDLGPTLNLVIEDLKRAGMEGADIRFDADNLATLSANIDLDAFAICMRNLIENALKYGGDDEPVDIRVVEGHIVQVANGGVPVRPDELEQLTTRFKRSSNKADGSGLGLAIVEAIARNAKAELKLYSPRPDHADGFMAELRLHQS comes from the coding sequence ATGAAGATCAGGGCGCAAAACAGTCTTCAGTACATTCTGACCAAACGCCTGACCGTGATCGTTGCGTTGTTTTGGGTGATTGGCGCATCCTTTGCGGCCTATACCGCGCGCCATGAGATGGAGGAGGGGGCGGATACCGCCCTTATCGAGACATCACGGCGGACCTCGACCCTTATCATCAATTATCTTGAAAACCATCAGGGCGCGGGCGGGATTGTTGTCTTGCCCGAACCGGGCTTTGACGCTGTTCACGATGATGACGACGACAGCGATCATGACGATCATGATGGCGATTTCGATGATTTCGATGACTTCATGCAGTATCAGCTGCGTGATGCAAATGGTGAGGTGCTGCTGCGGTCGCAAAATGCACCGGAAACGCCGTTTGATGCGCCGCTTGAGCCCGGTTTCAGCGATGGTGATGAGGTGCGCGTCTATACCAGCCGGACCGGTAATGGTGATCTGTTCATGCAGGTGGCCGAACCGACCGAGCACCGCAATGAAGCGATCATTGAAACCATAGTGTCGCAGTTCACGCCGCTGATTTTCCTAATCCCGGTGACCATCCTTGCGGTGGTTTATAGTGTGACCCACGCGCTTGCGCCGGTGCGGCACGTCCGCAACGAGATCGAAACGCGGGGCGAAGGCAACCTGACCCCTATCGAGCAGGATGATCCGATCGAAGAAATCAGCACCATTGTCACGGCGGTCAACCGGTTGATGGAAAAGCTTGAAGCGGCACTCAGTGTCGAGCGCAGCTTTACCGCCAACAGCGCGCATGAACTGCGCACGCCGATTGCCGTGGCGCTGGCGCAAACACAAAGGCTTTTGGCGGAACTGCCCGAAGGTCACGCGGCCCGCAAACGTGCGGTCCAGACGGAAGAGGCGCTTAAACGCCTGTCGCGGCTGTCCGAAAAGCTTTTGCAGCTGGCGCGCGCGGAATCAAGCGGTGGTTTTAGCCCGACGGGGCATAATCAGGACCTTGGCCCGACGCTTAATCTGGTGATTGAAGACCTCAAGCGGGCCGGGATGGAAGGGGCCGATATCCGCTTTGATGCCGACAATCTGGCGACATTATCAGCCAATATCGACCTTGATGCCTTTGCGATTTGCATGCGCAATCTGATTGAAAATGCCCTGAAATATGGCGGGGATGACGAACCCGTCGATATCCGTGTGGTGGAGGGGCACATCGTGCAGGTGGCAAATGGTGGTGTGCCCGTTCGCCCCGATGAACTGGAACAACTGACCACGCGGTTCAAACGATCGAGCAACAAGGCCGATGGTTCGGGACTGGGGTTGGCGATTGTCGAGGCGATTGCGCGCAATGCCAAGGCAGAGCTTAAGCTTTATTCCCCGCGCCCGGATCATGCGGACGGGTTTATGGCCGAACTTCGTTTGCATCAAAGCTAA
- a CDS encoding alpha/beta fold hydrolase: protein MNNLITSARHIPLRDAVTAISICPVMLPVANRPQPIEMRITLPAVGDHFPIILLSHGHGPSLYIPSMNGYGPLAQFYAEQGFAVIQPTHGNSKVAGFAPDAPGAPFFWRSRVEDFKHIIDHLSDIEAAHPILDGRLDHDRIAAVGHSLGGQTVGMLLGARLTDTADPDAQDVNMQEPRVKVGVLLAAPGNGGDSLSDHARENYTVLNPDFSHMTTRTLVVAGDEDDNPHLTKRGAAWHTDPFHYSPGSDFLLTLKGGKHGLGGIASYDAKETDDEDPDRLAVTQRMTAAYLRSAFDESDPAWTKACDALATHSAELAHVTGK, encoded by the coding sequence ATGAATAACCTGATCACCAGTGCTCGCCATATTCCGCTTCGTGATGCGGTTACAGCCATCTCTATCTGTCCGGTGATGTTGCCGGTCGCAAACCGACCGCAGCCAATTGAAATGCGGATTACCCTGCCTGCGGTGGGCGATCATTTTCCGATCATCCTGTTGTCGCACGGGCATGGGCCGTCGCTTTATATTCCGTCGATGAACGGCTATGGCCCGTTGGCGCAGTTTTACGCCGAGCAGGGCTTTGCCGTGATCCAGCCAACCCATGGCAATTCGAAAGTTGCCGGGTTTGCGCCGGATGCGCCGGGTGCACCGTTTTTCTGGCGGTCACGGGTGGAGGATTTCAAACATATCATTGATCATCTGTCCGACATCGAAGCAGCCCACCCGATCCTTGACGGGCGTCTTGACCATGACCGGATTGCAGCGGTCGGGCATTCGCTTGGCGGGCAGACGGTGGGGATGTTGCTCGGCGCGCGGTTGACCGATACCGCCGATCCGGACGCGCAGGATGTCAACATGCAGGAGCCCAGGGTCAAGGTCGGTGTGTTGCTGGCGGCCCCCGGCAATGGCGGCGATAGCCTCAGCGATCATGCGCGCGAAAACTATACGGTACTCAACCCCGATTTTTCCCATATGACGACGCGCACGCTTGTCGTGGCGGGGGATGAAGACGATAACCCGCACCTGACCAAACGCGGGGCGGCATGGCACACCGACCCGTTCCATTACAGCCCGGGCAGTGACTTTTTGCTGACGCTTAAGGGGGGCAAGCACGGTCTTGGCGGGATTGCCAGTTATGACGCCAAGGAAACCGATGACGAAGATCCCGACCGCCTTGCCGTGACCCAGCGCATGACGGCAGCCTATTTGCGCAGTGCATTTGATGAAAGCGACCCGGCATGGACAAAGGCGTGTGATGCGCTGGCGACCCACAGTGCGGAACTGGCCCATGTGACGGGCAAGTAG
- a CDS encoding LysR family transcriptional regulator codes for MLSSLNIRHMRVFVAVADQGNFTAAAGVLGLGVPAVTATIRQFEDVTGAALFDRTTRQVALTQTGERFLPIARRLLADFEEALGDLDALSKGVGGKITIAAAPSVLTRILPAVISEFVAAHPDARIRLDERNAGEVHEAVANNAADFGIAGEWQALPDIDFRPLFSDRFGVLCRADHAFAQKSVLRWSDLSGQKLVGLGPESGTGALMAQPGVTSDLSSDTMPVLSPAVRDAVAAGIPAAKTVLARAQKAMRAEERVLRSLDPNGSKASGEEGDIALGATGPILPRPIVETSNTITLAAMVAEGVGITVLPELAAKVSDMAAPEKLVFVPLTTPERHRHIGVITRKSKSLSPIARLFLDQVIALAPKQDLPASLTWY; via the coding sequence ATGCTGTCATCGCTAAATATCCGTCATATGCGTGTGTTTGTCGCAGTTGCCGATCAGGGGAATTTTACGGCTGCGGCCGGGGTTCTGGGGCTTGGAGTGCCGGCGGTTACCGCGACCATTCGCCAGTTTGAGGATGTGACGGGCGCCGCCCTTTTTGATCGCACGACGCGGCAGGTGGCGCTGACCCAAACAGGCGAGCGGTTCTTGCCGATTGCGCGTCGGTTGCTGGCTGATTTTGAAGAGGCGCTTGGCGATCTGGATGCGCTGTCAAAGGGGGTCGGGGGCAAGATTACGATTGCCGCGGCGCCATCGGTTCTGACGCGTATTTTGCCTGCCGTGATTTCCGAATTTGTTGCGGCCCATCCCGATGCGCGCATTCGTCTGGACGAACGCAATGCCGGTGAGGTGCATGAGGCGGTGGCGAATAATGCCGCCGATTTCGGCATTGCCGGGGAATGGCAGGCGTTGCCGGATATTGATTTTCGCCCGTTGTTTTCCGACCGGTTTGGCGTGCTGTGCCGGGCCGATCATGCCTTTGCCCAAAAATCTGTTTTACGCTGGTCGGATTTATCGGGGCAAAAGCTTGTCGGGCTGGGGCCGGAATCCGGGACCGGGGCGCTTATGGCGCAACCCGGTGTGACCAGCGATCTGTCATCGGATACCATGCCGGTTTTAAGTCCGGCCGTCCGCGATGCGGTGGCGGCGGGCATTCCGGCGGCGAAAACTGTTCTGGCCCGCGCGCAAAAGGCCATGCGGGCCGAGGAACGGGTGCTTCGGTCGCTTGACCCGAACGGCAGTAAAGCATCAGGGGAAGAGGGCGATATTGCCCTGGGCGCGACCGGCCCGATCCTGCCGCGTCCGATTGTCGAAACATCGAACACCATCACGCTGGCTGCCATGGTCGCCGAGGGCGTTGGGATCACGGTTCTGCCGGAACTCGCAGCAAAGGTTTCGGACATGGCGGCCCCGGAAAAGCTGGTGTTTGTGCCACTGACCACCCCGGAGCGCCATCGCCATATCGGCGTGATTACGCGCAAAAGCAAAAGCCTGTCGCCGATTGCGCGTCTGTTCCTTGATCAGGTGATCGCGCTTGCCCCCAAGCAGGACCTTCCGGCCAGTTTGACGTGGTATTGA
- a CDS encoding LacI family DNA-binding transcriptional regulator: MTPKPTMRTVAAKAGVSIATVSRVINCPDEVPTETVERVRAAMAYLKYRPNMNGRRLKMAQTRSVGVLVPTMANPVFATSVQGIEQAAHEDGLTVLLTSSEYDPERELGAVSTLLNNRVDGLILTLANADDNRVIDLLISENIPFVLLFNQPSRTDVASISVDNAKSAYDITQAMIAQGHRKLAMVAGHFESSDRSRQRYDGFCQALRDATSDGTSSIAAPRLCQVGFGETDLEGILESFLTGPDVVTGLVCSTDMLAIAAISACRTYGLSVPGDVSVGGIDGIAVGGLITPKLCSAVQPTQKMGQQALAFLLGLIRGQTEPQSLLLPHQLSTGESIGPARHQSSPRL, encoded by the coding sequence ATGACCCCCAAACCCACCATGCGCACAGTCGCTGCCAAGGCCGGCGTTTCAATCGCAACCGTATCACGGGTGATCAATTGCCCTGATGAGGTGCCGACTGAGACGGTTGAGCGCGTACGAGCGGCCATGGCGTATCTGAAATATCGGCCAAACATGAATGGCCGACGCCTTAAAATGGCGCAGACGCGGTCTGTCGGGGTTTTGGTGCCAACCATGGCCAACCCGGTTTTTGCAACATCGGTTCAGGGGATCGAGCAGGCCGCCCATGAAGATGGCCTGACCGTTCTTTTGACATCATCGGAATATGATCCGGAACGCGAATTGGGCGCGGTTTCGACATTGCTCAATAACCGGGTGGACGGGTTGATCCTGACACTGGCCAATGCCGATGATAATCGCGTGATCGACCTTTTGATCAGCGAAAACATCCCGTTCGTATTGCTGTTTAACCAGCCAAGCCGAACCGATGTGGCGTCCATCAGTGTCGATAACGCCAAGTCGGCCTATGACATCACGCAGGCGATGATTGCGCAGGGGCATCGCAAGCTTGCGATGGTGGCCGGCCATTTTGAAAGTTCGGACCGTTCGCGCCAGCGTTATGACGGTTTTTGCCAGGCGCTTCGTGACGCGACCTCAGATGGCACTTCCAGTATCGCCGCCCCGCGCCTGTGTCAGGTCGGATTTGGCGAGACCGACCTTGAGGGCATCCTTGAAAGTTTTCTGACCGGGCCGGATGTGGTCACGGGTCTTGTCTGTTCGACTGACATGCTGGCGATTGCCGCAATCAGCGCATGCCGCACCTATGGGCTTTCGGTCCCGGGGGATGTGTCAGTCGGGGGCATTGACGGAATTGCGGTGGGTGGGCTGATCACACCGAAACTGTGTTCGGCCGTTCAACCCACCCAGAAGATGGGCCAGCAGGCGCTTGCATTCCTGCTGGGCCTGATACGGGGGCAGACAGAACCGCAAAGTTTGCTTTTGCCCCATCAACTTAGCACGGGTGAGTCGATCGGACCCGCCCGGCATCAGTCATCACCCCGATTATAG
- a CDS encoding response regulator transcription factor produces MRILLVEDELMLADAVRDHLLASGEAVDHSASVVDAEIMLRGTNYDVLLLDLNLPDGKGLDLLRDLRRKGSATPCIILTAQDQISDRIEGLNAGADDYLVKPFDLNELSARLAAVSRRYSGNPNPFVELDGGVEVDLAGRSVLRDGEHIDLTSREWALFDQMVKRPGQTLSKRQLEEALYEFGAEIESNTVEVYVSRLRRKLGRDVIKTVRGVGYRVEG; encoded by the coding sequence GTGCGTATTCTTCTGGTCGAAGATGAATTGATGCTGGCAGACGCGGTGCGCGATCATTTGCTGGCAAGCGGCGAGGCGGTTGATCACAGTGCAAGCGTGGTCGATGCCGAGATCATGCTGCGCGGGACCAACTATGATGTGTTGCTGCTTGACCTTAACCTGCCCGATGGCAAGGGGCTTGATCTGCTGCGCGATTTGCGCCGCAAGGGATCGGCGACACCCTGCATTATCCTGACTGCCCAGGATCAGATATCGGACCGGATCGAGGGGCTTAATGCCGGGGCGGATGATTATCTGGTCAAGCCGTTTGACCTGAATGAGTTATCTGCACGCCTGGCTGCTGTGTCTCGGCGTTATAGCGGCAATCCCAATCCGTTTGTCGAACTGGATGGCGGGGTCGAGGTGGATCTTGCCGGGCGGTCGGTTTTGCGCGACGGCGAACATATTGACCTGACATCGCGCGAATGGGCGCTGTTTGATCAAATGGTCAAACGGCCGGGCCAGACGTTATCGAAACGTCAGCTTGAAGAAGCGCTTTATGAATTTGGTGCCGAGATCGAAAGCAACACGGTCGAGGTTTATGTCAGCCGGTTGCGCCGCAAGCTTGGCCGGGATGTGATCAAGACCGTGCGCGGTGTCGGCTATCGGGTTGAGGGATAA
- a CDS encoding patatin-like phospholipase family protein: MSERAKQSTATNRKQINLALQGGGSHGAFTWGVLDRLLEDEEIELEAISGTSAGAMNAAVVTSGFCKGGHKGAREDLEAFWSAVSEAARFSPLQRSPIDVLFGNWSLGNSPMYQWLDMSAKMFSPYDLNPVGDNPLAGLLDDVVDFDRLNKSPTKLFITATNVETGQARVFRNPDISLDVLLASACLPNIYKTIEIDGVPYWDGGYSGNPSLGPLVRECSANDTVLVQINPVKRPGIPKTSHEISSRLNEISFNSSLVKELRMMSVIRKDMPPHQCEASSWGTMRMHLIASDVMLELDHTSKMNAEWDFMTMLRDKGREAADSFLKAHRSDIGTRPTLDLEQFAPDYV; this comes from the coding sequence ATGAGCGAGCGTGCGAAGCAATCGACGGCGACCAACCGCAAACAGATCAACCTTGCCCTTCAGGGCGGGGGATCGCACGGGGCGTTTACCTGGGGCGTTCTGGACCGGTTGCTTGAGGATGAGGAAATCGAGCTTGAGGCGATTTCGGGCACATCGGCCGGGGCGATGAATGCGGCCGTGGTGACATCGGGCTTTTGCAAGGGCGGGCACAAGGGCGCGCGCGAGGACCTTGAGGCGTTCTGGTCTGCGGTTTCAGAGGCTGCGCGGTTCAGCCCGCTGCAACGTTCCCCGATTGATGTTCTGTTTGGCAACTGGTCGCTTGGCAATTCGCCGATGTATCAGTGGCTTGATATGTCGGCCAAGATGTTTTCGCCCTATGATTTGAACCCGGTGGGGGATAATCCGCTGGCGGGGCTTTTGGATGATGTGGTTGATTTTGATCGTTTGAATAAAAGTCCGACCAAGCTTTTCATCACCGCGACCAATGTTGAAACCGGGCAGGCGCGGGTATTTCGCAACCCTGATATCAGTTTGGATGTTTTGCTGGCCTCTGCCTGTTTGCCCAATATCTACAAGACCATCGAGATTGATGGCGTGCCCTATTGGGATGGGGGATATTCTGGTAATCCGAGCCTTGGGCCATTGGTGCGCGAGTGTTCGGCCAATGACACGGTTTTGGTGCAAATCAATCCGGTCAAACGGCCGGGGATCCCGAAAACCTCGCACGAGATTTCAAGTCGGCTGAACGAGATTTCGTTTAACAGCAGCCTCGTCAAGGAATTGCGCATGATGTCGGTGATCCGCAAGGACATGCCGCCCCATCAATGCGAAGCCAGCAGTTGGGGCACCATGCGCATGCATCTGATTGCCAGTGATGTGATGCTGGAACTGGATCACACATCGAAGATGAATGCCGAATGGGATTTCATGACGATGCTGCGCGACAAGGGGCGCGAGGCGGCAGATAGCTTCCTTAAGGCGCATCGTAGCGATATCGGTACTCGCCCGACCCTAGATCTGGAGCAGTTTGCGCCGGATTATGTTTAG
- a CDS encoding PepSY domain-containing protein, producing MKNTVLKKAAFGLFATTLLATATLGLTAHTAQASDDYCNVPKSEWQSMDALKEKLTAEGWDVRKIKEDEGCYEVYAVKADGKKVEAYFNPATFELVKEDD from the coding sequence GTGAAAAACACTGTTTTGAAGAAAGCCGCCTTTGGCCTGTTTGCCACAACGCTTCTTGCCACTGCCACCCTCGGCCTGACCGCGCACACCGCACAGGCCAGTGACGATTATTGCAACGTGCCGAAATCCGAATGGCAGAGCATGGATGCGCTCAAGGAAAAACTGACCGCCGAGGGCTGGGACGTCCGCAAGATCAAGGAAGATGAAGGCTGCTACGAAGTTTACGCCGTCAAGGCTGACGGCAAGAAAGTCGAAGCCTATTTCAACCCGGCGACTTTTGAGCTCGTCAAGGAAGACGACTGA
- a CDS encoding cytochrome b/b6 domain-containing protein, with translation MSVKVWDPFVRLFHWGLAASFILAWITADEWDNLHEWAGYAAGALIALRLIWGLIGTRYARFTQFIKSPSATLQYLRDILSGSERRYLGHNPAGAAMIIALILAMAGCALTGWMYTTNMFWGSEWVEETHEALANGLLFLVLLHIGGVILASLRHHENLVRAMITGRKRRPATDDIS, from the coding sequence ATGTCTGTCAAAGTATGGGACCCGTTTGTTCGCCTGTTTCACTGGGGCTTGGCGGCAAGTTTCATCCTCGCCTGGATAACCGCTGATGAATGGGACAACCTGCATGAATGGGCGGGCTATGCCGCAGGTGCCCTGATTGCGCTGCGCCTGATCTGGGGCCTGATCGGCACCCGCTATGCCCGCTTTACCCAATTCATCAAAAGCCCGTCGGCAACGCTTCAATATCTCCGCGATATCCTGTCTGGCAGCGAACGCCGCTATCTCGGTCACAACCCGGCTGGTGCAGCAATGATCATTGCCCTGATACTCGCCATGGCGGGCTGTGCACTCACGGGATGGATGTACACTACCAATATGTTCTGGGGATCTGAATGGGTGGAAGAAACCCACGAGGCGCTGGCAAACGGCTTGCTGTTCCTGGTGCTGTTGCATATCGGCGGCGTCATCCTTGCCAGCCTGCGCCATCACGAGAATCTGGTGCGCGCCATGATCACGGGCCGCAAACGCCGCCCGGCAACAGACGACATCTCCTGA
- a CDS encoding TetR/AcrR family transcriptional regulator, whose product MQEETTGTKKRIRADAARNEDAVLEAAKTVFAKSGVDAPVREIAKTAGVGVGTLYRRFPKRSDLVVAVFKREVDACATDAKTLANDYPPGEALSRWLRRYCQFIVTKKGLASALHSGDPAFDALPDYFRSNFEPALENLLDAAAKAGEARSDIDAFDLLRAIGNLASSGSKSADAEGMEHTYRMVDLMIDGLRFGKPAS is encoded by the coding sequence ATGCAGGAAGAAACCACCGGCACAAAAAAACGCATCCGCGCCGATGCCGCCCGCAATGAAGACGCGGTACTTGAGGCCGCCAAGACGGTGTTTGCCAAATCGGGTGTTGATGCGCCGGTGCGTGAAATTGCCAAAACCGCCGGGGTGGGTGTCGGCACGCTCTATCGCCGTTTTCCCAAACGAAGCGATCTGGTCGTTGCCGTCTTCAAGCGCGAAGTTGATGCCTGTGCGACGGATGCCAAAACACTTGCCAACGACTACCCGCCGGGCGAGGCCCTGTCGCGCTGGTTGCGCCGCTATTGCCAATTCATCGTCACCAAAAAGGGATTGGCATCGGCCCTTCATTCGGGCGACCCGGCCTTTGATGCCCTGCCCGATTATTTCCGAAGCAACTTTGAACCCGCCCTTGAAAACCTGCTGGATGCCGCCGCCAAGGCAGGCGAAGCACGGTCAGACATCGACGCCTTTGATCTGTTGCGTGCGATTGGCAATCTTGCCAGCTCCGGCAGCAAATCAGCCGACGCAGAGGGCATGGAACATACCTATCGCATGGTTGATCTGATGATTGATGGCCTGCGTTTTGGAAAGCCCGCTTCGTAG
- a CDS encoding sugar O-acetyltransferase gives MPQSELEKMQSGDWYSCLDPEISTLRHRALEACHEHSVLYPAERGNIGPKLRALFAECADDVRIEARFHCAYGINIHLAEDVFLNVGCVILDTAPVKIGKHSMLGPNVQIYCADHHRDPELRKQHLEIARPVTIGENVWIGGGAIILPGITIGDEAIIGAGSVVTRDVAAGATVVGNPAKPVAR, from the coding sequence ATGCCCCAAAGCGAACTTGAAAAAATGCAGTCCGGTGACTGGTATTCCTGCCTTGATCCGGAAATCAGCACCTTGCGCCATCGTGCGCTTGAGGCCTGTCATGAGCATAGCGTGCTCTATCCGGCGGAACGTGGCAATATCGGGCCGAAACTGCGTGCCCTGTTTGCCGAATGTGCGGATGATGTTCGGATCGAGGCGCGGTTTCATTGTGCCTACGGCATTAATATCCACTTGGCCGAAGACGTATTTTTGAATGTCGGCTGCGTGATCCTTGATACAGCCCCCGTGAAGATCGGCAAGCATTCGATGTTGGGGCCGAATGTGCAGATATATTGTGCTGATCATCATCGCGATCCGGAGCTTCGCAAGCAGCATCTGGAAATCGCAAGGCCGGTGACGATTGGCGAGAATGTCTGGATTGGCGGCGGGGCGATTATCCTGCCGGGCATCACCATTGGCGATGAGGCGATCATTGGCGCCGGATCGGTCGTGACGCGTGATGTTGCCGCCGGGGCGACGGTTGTTGGCAATCCGGCAAAGCCAGTTGCGCGGTGA
- a CDS encoding ABC transporter substrate-binding protein — translation MRFKQLVMGVSLAVAATAAQPAFADEAAICYNCPPEWADWGGQLKNISKDLGIDVPQDNKNSGQTLSQLLAEKDNPVADVAYYGVSFGIKANEAGVVQNYKPTNFDAIPDGLKDPNGAWFAIHSGTIGLFVNVDALDGAPVPQSWNDLLKPEYAGMVGYLDPSSAFVGYAGAVAINRAMGGSLDDFTPGIEFFKKLKENDPIVPKQTAYARVLSGEIPILLDYDFNAYRAKYKDSANVEFVIPSEGTVTVPYVMSLVANNPHGENGKKVLDYVMSDKGQSHWANAFLRPVIPSAMSPEAASKFLPEADYARSQPVDYAKMATVQTGFSDRYLSEVR, via the coding sequence GTGCGTTTCAAACAACTTGTCATGGGTGTGAGCCTTGCGGTTGCTGCCACGGCGGCACAGCCTGCCTTCGCTGATGAAGCAGCGATTTGCTATAACTGCCCGCCGGAATGGGCTGACTGGGGCGGACAGCTCAAGAATATTTCGAAAGATCTGGGCATTGATGTCCCGCAGGACAACAAGAACTCCGGCCAGACTTTGTCCCAGCTTCTGGCGGAAAAAGACAATCCGGTTGCAGACGTTGCCTATTACGGCGTGTCATTTGGCATCAAGGCCAATGAAGCCGGTGTTGTCCAGAACTACAAACCGACCAATTTTGATGCCATCCCTGATGGTCTGAAGGACCCGAACGGCGCATGGTTTGCGATCCATTCCGGCACGATTGGCCTGTTTGTCAATGTTGACGCCCTTGACGGTGCGCCGGTCCCGCAAAGCTGGAATGACCTTTTGAAGCCGGAATATGCCGGCATGGTCGGGTATCTTGACCCATCAAGCGCCTTTGTCGGCTATGCCGGTGCGGTTGCGATCAACCGTGCCATGGGTGGATCACTGGATGATTTCACACCGGGCATCGAGTTCTTCAAGAAGCTGAAGGAAAACGATCCGATTGTGCCGAAACAGACCGCCTATGCTCGTGTTCTGTCGGGCGAAATTCCGATCCTGCTTGATTATGATTTCAACGCCTATCGCGCGAAATACAAGGACAGCGCGAATGTCGAATTCGTCATCCCGTCCGAAGGTACGGTGACCGTGCCGTATGTCATGAGCCTGGTTGCCAACAACCCGCATGGCGAGAATGGCAAGAAGGTTCTGGATTATGTGATGTCAGACAAAGGCCAGTCCCATTGGGCAAATGCCTTCCTGCGCCCGGTGATCCCGAGTGCAATGTCGCCGGAAGCGGCATCCAAGTTCCTGCCGGAAGCCGACTATGCCCGTTCCCAGCCGGTTGATTACGCCAAGATGGCAACCGTACAGACCGGGTTCTCTGACCGTTATCTTTCCGAGGTACGTTAA
- a CDS encoding ABC transporter permease — MSIDLDLKEGRSRPSLLSSFITPRAAAASPAILSILLIPGLVIVAAFFLIPLARVAFEVGNGPEGWGTYLLILTNARYLESLIQTLAMSAGVTMMALILCAIVGLFLVRNRFAGRSILIGTLTLPLSFPGTVVGFMVIMLAGRQGVIGGLTDAAFGSKLVFAYDIAGLFIGYLYFSIPRVILAVMASAEKLDLQLEEAARSLGASRFRVICDVILPGLMPGLISSGAICFATAMGAFGTAFTLATDIDVLPMVIYTEFTRNANIPVAAALSIVLGLITWACLAAVRSFTGEGKSLPVRGGA, encoded by the coding sequence GTGTCAATCGACCTTGATTTAAAGGAGGGGCGTTCGCGCCCTTCCTTGCTTTCATCCTTTATAACCCCGCGTGCCGCTGCTGCGAGCCCGGCGATCCTGTCGATCTTGCTGATCCCGGGGCTTGTGATTGTTGCGGCGTTCTTTTTGATCCCGCTTGCGCGCGTTGCCTTTGAAGTCGGCAACGGGCCGGAGGGCTGGGGGACGTATCTTCTGATCCTGACCAATGCGCGGTATCTGGAAAGTCTGATCCAGACGCTTGCGATGTCGGCAGGCGTTACGATGATGGCCTTGATCCTGTGTGCGATTGTCGGGCTGTTTTTGGTGCGCAACAGATTTGCCGGGCGCAGCATTTTGATCGGGACATTGACCTTGCCACTGTCCTTTCCGGGCACGGTGGTTGGGTTCATGGTGATCATGCTGGCCGGACGCCAAGGTGTGATTGGCGGGCTGACGGATGCGGCCTTTGGCAGCAAGCTTGTCTTCGCCTATGACATTGCCGGTCTTTTTATAGGCTATCTGTATTTTTCGATCCCGCGCGTGATCTTGGCGGTGATGGCATCTGCCGAGAAGCTTGACCTGCAGCTTGAAGAAGCGGCGCGGTCGCTTGGTGCGTCGCGGTTTCGTGTGATTTGCGACGTGATTTTACCAGGTCTTATGCCCGGCCTGATTTCATCGGGCGCCATTTGCTTTGCAACCGCAATGGGCGCGTTTGGCACGGCCTTTACGCTGGCGACCGATATCGATGTGCTGCCGATGGTGATCTATACCGAGTTTACGCGAAACGCCAACATTCCGGTGGCCGCGGCGCTCAGCATTGTTTTGGGTCTGATCACATGGGCCTGCCTTGCAGCCGTGCGCAGTTTCACTGGCGAGGGCAAGAGCCTGCCGGTGCGTGGAGGGGCATGA